In one window of Syngnathus scovelli strain Florida chromosome 22, RoL_Ssco_1.2, whole genome shotgun sequence DNA:
- the pfkfb3 gene encoding 6-phosphofructo-2-kinase/fructose-2,6-bisphosphatase 3 isoform X1, whose translation MPRELTQNRSQKIWVPTKDDKPAPRRAGGVPHIANPPTVIVMVGLPARGKTYMSRKLTRYLNWIGMPTKVFNVGEYRREAVKNYSSYDFFKSDNECAVKIREQCALAALRDVKSYLQDEGGQVAVFDATNTTRDRRKLILQFGLENSYRIFFIESVCDDPGVIASNIMEVKVSCPDYKDCNKTDAVLDFQRRIECYKASYQPLDPDQHDRDLSFIKVIDVGRRFLVNRIQDHTQSKIVYYLMNIHVQPRTIYLCRHGESTDNLEGRLGGDAGLSPRGKQFSSALAGFLEEQQMKDLKVWTSQLCSSIQTAEHLGVPYEQWKALNEIDAGLCEEMTYDEIKEKFPEEFALRDEDKYYYRYPAGESYQDLVQRVEPVIMELERQENVLVICHQAVMRCLLAYFLDKSADEMPYLKCPLHTVLKLTPVAYGCKIESISLNVEAVNTHRDRPEEVRRGPGSLIRRNSVTPLTTPETNIKKPRIDNLDEAPIQELPRSVASLALCSPSHLPLTLAGQHWLGKVCLT comes from the exons ATGCCCAGAGAGCTGACCCAGAACAGGAGCCAAAAGATCTGGGTTCCTACCAAGGATGATAAACCGGCACCCCGTAGAG CGGGCGGCGTCCCCCACATTGCCAACCCCCCGACCGTCATCGTGATGGTGGGCCTGCCGGCTCGGGGCAAGACGTACATGTCCAGGAAACTCACGCGCTACCTCAACTGGATCGGCATGCCCACCAAAG TCTTCAACGTGGGGGAGTACCGCAGGGAAGCGGTCAAAAACTACAGCTCCTACGATTTCTTTAAGTCGGATAACGAGTGCGCTGTCAAGATCAGGGA ACAATGTGCCTTAGCAGCCTTGAGGGACGTCAAGTCCTACTTGCAGGACGAGGGAGGCCAAGTCGCG GTCTTTGACGCAACCAACACCACGAGGGATAGGCGGAAGCTCATCCTCCAGTTTGGCCTGGAGAATAGCTACAGG ATCTTTTTCATCGAGTCCGTCTGCGACGACCCGGGCGTCATTGCGTCGAATATCATG GAAGTGAAGGTTTCCTGCCCAGATTACAAAGACTGCAACAAGACGGACGCCGTGTTGGATTTCCAAAGGAGGATTGAATGTTACAAAGCCAGCTACCAGCCTCTGGACCCTGATCAGCACGACAG GGACCTTTCCTTCATCAAGGTGATAGACGTGGGCCGCCGCTTCCTGGTCAACCGCATCCAGGATCACACCCAGAGCAAGATCGTCTACTACCTGATGAACATCCACGTCCAGCCGCGCACCATCTACCTGTGTCGACACGGAGAGAGCACAGACAACCTGGAGGGGCGGCTCGGGGGCGACGCTGGCCTCTCGCCGAGGGGCAAGCAG TTTTCCAGCGCCTTGGCTGGATTCTTAGAGGAGCAGCAGATGAAGGATCTGAAGGTCTGGACCAGCCAGTTGTGCAGCAGCATCCAGACAGCCGAGCACCTGGGGGTCCCGTACGAGCAGTGGAAGGCCCTCAATGAAATTGACGCA ggattGTGTGAGGAGATGACGTACGATGAGATTAAGGAGAAGTTTCCTGAGGAGTTCGCCTTGAGGGATGAAGATAAATACTACTACCGCTACCCCGCTGGCGAG TCCTACCAGGACCTGGTCCAGAGGGTGGAGCCGGTCATTATGGAGCTGGAGCGTCAGGAGAATGTGCTGGTCATCTGCCACCAGGCTGTCATGCGTTGCCTCCTGGCCTACTTCCTGGATAAAAGCGCAG ATGAGATGCCCTACCTGAAATGCCCCCTTCATACTGTGCTGAAGCTCACCCCTGTGGCCTACGGTTGTAAAATCGAGTCCATCTCTTTGAACGTGGAGGCGGTGAATACTCACAGAGACCGACCCGAG GAGGTGAGGAGAGGTCCGGGCAGTTTGATCCGGAGGAACAGCGTGACTCCTTTGACCACCCCCGAGACCAACATCAAAAAACCTCGCATCGACAACCTGGATGAAGCTCCCATCCAGGAGCTCCCTCGTTCGGTGGCTTCGTTAGCACTCTGCAGCCCGTCGCACCTCCCGCTAACACTGGCCGGCCAG
- the pfkfb3 gene encoding 6-phosphofructo-2-kinase/fructose-2,6-bisphosphatase 3 isoform X3, with product MPRELTQNRSQKIWVPTKDDKPAPRRAGGVPHIANPPTVIVMVGLPARGKTYMSRKLTRYLNWIGMPTKVFNVGEYRREAVKNYSSYDFFKSDNECAVKIREQCALAALRDVKSYLQDEGGQVAVFDATNTTRDRRKLILQFGLENSYRIFFIESVCDDPGVIASNIMEVKVSCPDYKDCNKTDAVLDFQRRIECYKASYQPLDPDQHDRDLSFIKVIDVGRRFLVNRIQDHTQSKIVYYLMNIHVQPRTIYLCRHGESTDNLEGRLGGDAGLSPRGKQFSSALAGFLEEQQMKDLKVWTSQLCSSIQTAEHLGVPYEQWKALNEIDAGLCEEMTYDEIKEKFPEEFALRDEDKYYYRYPAGESYQDLVQRVEPVIMELERQENVLVICHQAVMRCLLAYFLDKSADEMPYLKCPLHTVLKLTPVAYGCKIESISLNVEAVNTHRDRPEEVRRGPGSLIRRNSVTPLTTPETNIKKPRIDNLDEAPIQELPRSVASLALCSPSHLPLTLAGQHWLGKVCLRTVLHYLEVVSLFVFQR from the exons ATGCCCAGAGAGCTGACCCAGAACAGGAGCCAAAAGATCTGGGTTCCTACCAAGGATGATAAACCGGCACCCCGTAGAG CGGGCGGCGTCCCCCACATTGCCAACCCCCCGACCGTCATCGTGATGGTGGGCCTGCCGGCTCGGGGCAAGACGTACATGTCCAGGAAACTCACGCGCTACCTCAACTGGATCGGCATGCCCACCAAAG TCTTCAACGTGGGGGAGTACCGCAGGGAAGCGGTCAAAAACTACAGCTCCTACGATTTCTTTAAGTCGGATAACGAGTGCGCTGTCAAGATCAGGGA ACAATGTGCCTTAGCAGCCTTGAGGGACGTCAAGTCCTACTTGCAGGACGAGGGAGGCCAAGTCGCG GTCTTTGACGCAACCAACACCACGAGGGATAGGCGGAAGCTCATCCTCCAGTTTGGCCTGGAGAATAGCTACAGG ATCTTTTTCATCGAGTCCGTCTGCGACGACCCGGGCGTCATTGCGTCGAATATCATG GAAGTGAAGGTTTCCTGCCCAGATTACAAAGACTGCAACAAGACGGACGCCGTGTTGGATTTCCAAAGGAGGATTGAATGTTACAAAGCCAGCTACCAGCCTCTGGACCCTGATCAGCACGACAG GGACCTTTCCTTCATCAAGGTGATAGACGTGGGCCGCCGCTTCCTGGTCAACCGCATCCAGGATCACACCCAGAGCAAGATCGTCTACTACCTGATGAACATCCACGTCCAGCCGCGCACCATCTACCTGTGTCGACACGGAGAGAGCACAGACAACCTGGAGGGGCGGCTCGGGGGCGACGCTGGCCTCTCGCCGAGGGGCAAGCAG TTTTCCAGCGCCTTGGCTGGATTCTTAGAGGAGCAGCAGATGAAGGATCTGAAGGTCTGGACCAGCCAGTTGTGCAGCAGCATCCAGACAGCCGAGCACCTGGGGGTCCCGTACGAGCAGTGGAAGGCCCTCAATGAAATTGACGCA ggattGTGTGAGGAGATGACGTACGATGAGATTAAGGAGAAGTTTCCTGAGGAGTTCGCCTTGAGGGATGAAGATAAATACTACTACCGCTACCCCGCTGGCGAG TCCTACCAGGACCTGGTCCAGAGGGTGGAGCCGGTCATTATGGAGCTGGAGCGTCAGGAGAATGTGCTGGTCATCTGCCACCAGGCTGTCATGCGTTGCCTCCTGGCCTACTTCCTGGATAAAAGCGCAG ATGAGATGCCCTACCTGAAATGCCCCCTTCATACTGTGCTGAAGCTCACCCCTGTGGCCTACGGTTGTAAAATCGAGTCCATCTCTTTGAACGTGGAGGCGGTGAATACTCACAGAGACCGACCCGAG GAGGTGAGGAGAGGTCCGGGCAGTTTGATCCGGAGGAACAGCGTGACTCCTTTGACCACCCCCGAGACCAACATCAAAAAACCTCGCATCGACAACCTGGATGAAGCTCCCATCCAGGAGCTCCCTCGTTCGGTGGCTTCGTTAGCACTCTGCAGCCCGTCGCACCTCCCGCTAACACTGGCCGGCCAG
- the pfkfb3 gene encoding 6-phosphofructo-2-kinase/fructose-2,6-bisphosphatase 3 isoform X2, with product MPRELTQNRSQKIWVPTKDDKPAPRRAGGVPHIANPPTVIVMVGLPARGKTYMSRKLTRYLNWIGMPTKVFNVGEYRREAVKNYSSYDFFKSDNECAVKIREQCALAALRDVKSYLQDEGGQVAVFDATNTTRDRRKLILQFGLENSYRIFFIESVCDDPGVIASNIMEVKVSCPDYKDCNKTDAVLDFQRRIECYKASYQPLDPDQHDRDLSFIKVIDVGRRFLVNRIQDHTQSKIVYYLMNIHVQPRTIYLCRHGESTDNLEGRLGGDAGLSPRGKQFSSALAGFLEEQQMKDLKVWTSQLCSSIQTAEHLGVPYEQWKALNEIDAGLCEEMTYDEIKEKFPEEFALRDEDKYYYRYPAGESYQDLVQRVEPVIMELERQENVLVICHQAVMRCLLAYFLDKSADEMPYLKCPLHTVLKLTPVAYGCKIESISLNVEAVNTHRDRPEEVRRGPGSLIRRNSVTPLTTPETNIKKPRIDNLDEAPIQELPRSVASLALCSPSHLPLTLAGQNLRRHS from the exons ATGCCCAGAGAGCTGACCCAGAACAGGAGCCAAAAGATCTGGGTTCCTACCAAGGATGATAAACCGGCACCCCGTAGAG CGGGCGGCGTCCCCCACATTGCCAACCCCCCGACCGTCATCGTGATGGTGGGCCTGCCGGCTCGGGGCAAGACGTACATGTCCAGGAAACTCACGCGCTACCTCAACTGGATCGGCATGCCCACCAAAG TCTTCAACGTGGGGGAGTACCGCAGGGAAGCGGTCAAAAACTACAGCTCCTACGATTTCTTTAAGTCGGATAACGAGTGCGCTGTCAAGATCAGGGA ACAATGTGCCTTAGCAGCCTTGAGGGACGTCAAGTCCTACTTGCAGGACGAGGGAGGCCAAGTCGCG GTCTTTGACGCAACCAACACCACGAGGGATAGGCGGAAGCTCATCCTCCAGTTTGGCCTGGAGAATAGCTACAGG ATCTTTTTCATCGAGTCCGTCTGCGACGACCCGGGCGTCATTGCGTCGAATATCATG GAAGTGAAGGTTTCCTGCCCAGATTACAAAGACTGCAACAAGACGGACGCCGTGTTGGATTTCCAAAGGAGGATTGAATGTTACAAAGCCAGCTACCAGCCTCTGGACCCTGATCAGCACGACAG GGACCTTTCCTTCATCAAGGTGATAGACGTGGGCCGCCGCTTCCTGGTCAACCGCATCCAGGATCACACCCAGAGCAAGATCGTCTACTACCTGATGAACATCCACGTCCAGCCGCGCACCATCTACCTGTGTCGACACGGAGAGAGCACAGACAACCTGGAGGGGCGGCTCGGGGGCGACGCTGGCCTCTCGCCGAGGGGCAAGCAG TTTTCCAGCGCCTTGGCTGGATTCTTAGAGGAGCAGCAGATGAAGGATCTGAAGGTCTGGACCAGCCAGTTGTGCAGCAGCATCCAGACAGCCGAGCACCTGGGGGTCCCGTACGAGCAGTGGAAGGCCCTCAATGAAATTGACGCA ggattGTGTGAGGAGATGACGTACGATGAGATTAAGGAGAAGTTTCCTGAGGAGTTCGCCTTGAGGGATGAAGATAAATACTACTACCGCTACCCCGCTGGCGAG TCCTACCAGGACCTGGTCCAGAGGGTGGAGCCGGTCATTATGGAGCTGGAGCGTCAGGAGAATGTGCTGGTCATCTGCCACCAGGCTGTCATGCGTTGCCTCCTGGCCTACTTCCTGGATAAAAGCGCAG ATGAGATGCCCTACCTGAAATGCCCCCTTCATACTGTGCTGAAGCTCACCCCTGTGGCCTACGGTTGTAAAATCGAGTCCATCTCTTTGAACGTGGAGGCGGTGAATACTCACAGAGACCGACCCGAG GAGGTGAGGAGAGGTCCGGGCAGTTTGATCCGGAGGAACAGCGTGACTCCTTTGACCACCCCCGAGACCAACATCAAAAAACCTCGCATCGACAACCTGGATGAAGCTCCCATCCAGGAGCTCCCTCGTTCGGTGGCTTCGTTAGCACTCTGCAGCCCGTCGCACCTCCCGCTAACACTGGCCGGCCAG